A section of the Ruania halotolerans genome encodes:
- a CDS encoding MFS transporter, whose protein sequence is MGPRESLERDPPTIESMPSLRRRRYSLFALILIVGVGLSSWVTRTPAIRDAVEASTAQMGMILFGLSVGSMAGVISSGWFVRRWGTRPVIAIGTGCVIAGTALVGLGALWSAAPVVFAGLLVFGIGGGLGEIGLNISGAELERLLGRPVLPILHGSFSLGTVIGALVGIGLTAINFSPAWHLLLAAAVMTGLTLWALPGVVAGTGIEVSVRARSSTPTAAPRPSVWRDRRLVLIGVVVLAMAFAEGSANDWLPLLMVDGHDVSATSGSLVFAGFAAAMTVGRFLGGPVVERFGRPVVLRLSAVCAIVGIAVVVFSPSAVIAGVAVVLWGLGASLGFPVAISAAGDDPDRASERVSAVATCGYLAFLVGPPLLGFVGEEVGLRLAMMIVIALLVIAAFAAGATGRRGRPRGATVPQQSGASPGTTG, encoded by the coding sequence ATGGGACCTCGCGAATCGCTCGAGCGAGACCCTCCTACGATCGAGTCCATGCCCTCATTGCGACGTCGTCGCTATTCGCTCTTTGCCCTCATCCTGATCGTTGGGGTCGGGTTGTCCTCCTGGGTCACCCGCACGCCAGCGATCCGGGACGCCGTCGAGGCCTCCACAGCGCAGATGGGCATGATCCTGTTCGGCCTCAGCGTCGGCTCGATGGCGGGCGTGATCAGCTCGGGGTGGTTCGTCCGCCGATGGGGTACCCGTCCGGTCATCGCCATCGGGACGGGGTGCGTCATCGCCGGAACGGCGCTGGTGGGGCTCGGGGCCCTCTGGTCGGCCGCGCCGGTCGTCTTCGCCGGCCTGCTGGTCTTCGGCATCGGCGGCGGGCTCGGGGAGATCGGCCTGAACATCTCCGGTGCCGAGCTGGAGCGGCTGCTCGGCCGGCCGGTGCTGCCGATCCTGCACGGCAGCTTCAGCCTGGGCACAGTGATCGGCGCGCTCGTGGGCATCGGGCTGACCGCGATCAACTTCTCCCCTGCCTGGCATCTGTTGCTCGCCGCGGCGGTGATGACTGGCCTGACCCTCTGGGCGTTGCCGGGAGTGGTGGCCGGAACCGGGATCGAGGTCTCCGTCCGTGCCCGGTCGAGCACCCCGACGGCGGCCCCTCGCCCCAGCGTGTGGCGTGACCGCCGGCTGGTCCTGATCGGGGTGGTCGTACTGGCGATGGCGTTCGCCGAGGGCTCCGCCAATGACTGGTTGCCGCTGCTCATGGTGGACGGTCACGACGTCTCTGCCACGAGCGGTTCGCTCGTTTTCGCCGGGTTCGCTGCCGCGATGACCGTGGGCCGCTTCCTGGGCGGCCCCGTGGTGGAACGCTTCGGGCGACCCGTGGTGCTGCGCCTGAGTGCAGTGTGCGCGATCGTGGGGATCGCCGTGGTGGTGTTCTCCCCCAGTGCGGTAATCGCCGGGGTGGCGGTGGTGCTGTGGGGGCTGGGAGCCTCGCTCGGCTTCCCGGTGGCGATCTCGGCGGCCGGAGACGATCCGGATCGTGCGTCCGAGCGGGTCAGTGCCGTGGCAACGTGCGGCTACCTGGCCTTCCTCGTCGGTCCGCCGCTGCTGGGGTTCGTCGGTGAGGAGGTCGGACTCCGGCTGGCGATGATGATCGTGATCGCGTTGCTCGTGATCGCTGCGTTCGCCGCCGGCGCCACCGGGCGCCGCGGCCGGCCGAGGGGCGCTACCGTCCCCCAGCAGTCGGGAGCGTCTCCCGGAACCACCGGGTGA
- a CDS encoding N-acetylmannosamine-6-phosphate 2-epimerase — translation MVHRRQVGTDDRRASVPVWERLRGELIVSCQAYPGEPMRDPRTTTQVALSVVAGGAAGLRLQGTDDIRSVAGQVDVPIIGLWKDGTEGVFITPTLRHALAVAEAGAQVVALDGTRRPRPDGRTLAETITELRAETGVLVMADCGSVADAVAAQDAGADLVSTTLSGYSGERPRCEGPDLELVTEIVEKVRIPVVAEGRVRTPQQAAEALERGAFAVCVGTAITHPASITRWFRETLPTAGGR, via the coding sequence ATGGTGCACCGCAGGCAGGTCGGTACGGACGACCGGCGGGCATCCGTTCCTGTGTGGGAGCGGTTGCGGGGCGAACTGATCGTCTCCTGTCAGGCCTACCCTGGCGAACCGATGCGGGATCCCCGCACGACGACGCAGGTGGCGTTGTCCGTGGTGGCCGGCGGTGCCGCCGGGCTCCGGCTGCAAGGGACCGACGACATCCGGTCGGTGGCCGGGCAGGTGGACGTGCCGATCATCGGCCTGTGGAAGGACGGCACTGAGGGGGTGTTCATCACCCCCACGCTGCGGCACGCACTCGCCGTGGCCGAGGCTGGGGCGCAGGTGGTCGCCTTGGATGGCACCCGTCGGCCACGGCCGGACGGGCGCACCCTTGCCGAGACCATCACCGAGTTGCGGGCGGAGACCGGCGTACTGGTGATGGCCGACTGCGGATCGGTCGCCGATGCGGTGGCAGCCCAGGATGCGGGCGCGGACCTCGTGAGCACGACCCTGTCCGGCTACAGCGGTGAGCGGCCGAGGTGCGAGGGCCCGGACCTGGAGCTGGTGACGGAGATCGTCGAAAAGGTGCGCATTCCGGTGGTGGCAGAGGGGCGAGTACGGACCCCGCAACAGGCCGCAGAAGCGCTCGAGCGTGGCGCCTTCGCCGTCTGCGTGGGAACAGCGATTACGCACCCGGCGTCCATCACCCGGTGGTTCCGGGAGACGCTCCCGACTGCTGGGGGACGGTAG
- a CDS encoding ROK family protein: MSSVIGVDIGGTKTAAAVVGPDGRLGRLHTAPTRAAAGPDAVLDGVRRLVADVRHEAARDGWGAPGAVGIATAGMVDTGSGVIAGANETFPGWPGTPVKARLTQDLGVAVTVLNDARAHAIGEAWAGAAAGVPSALVVAIGTGVGGAVVFDGQVLGGAHHAAGEMGHMPSAGAGELRCPCGRVGHLEAVACGPAIAEQFRFQDPGRPAGTPEVLRLADAGNENAVAVVRRAGTALGQAIAGVVTVVDPHVVVLGGGVAGASAVWWDAVCETLRTELVAPLRDIPVRLSTLGGNAPLIGAARSAWRVVAGADDLPNRGSREDQ; the protein is encoded by the coding sequence GTGAGTTCGGTCATCGGCGTCGACATCGGCGGTACGAAGACGGCCGCCGCAGTGGTCGGTCCTGATGGTCGGCTCGGTCGGTTGCACACCGCCCCCACCCGGGCAGCCGCCGGCCCCGATGCCGTACTCGATGGCGTGCGCAGGCTCGTCGCTGACGTCCGGCACGAGGCTGCACGCGATGGGTGGGGCGCACCGGGTGCCGTCGGAATCGCCACGGCTGGGATGGTCGACACCGGCTCCGGTGTGATCGCCGGGGCGAACGAGACCTTCCCCGGATGGCCGGGGACTCCCGTGAAGGCGAGGTTGACTCAGGACCTCGGCGTCGCCGTCACCGTGCTGAACGACGCCCGTGCCCATGCGATCGGTGAGGCGTGGGCCGGGGCAGCAGCCGGCGTGCCCAGCGCGCTCGTGGTGGCAATCGGCACCGGTGTCGGTGGCGCCGTAGTGTTCGACGGTCAGGTACTGGGCGGCGCCCATCATGCAGCAGGCGAGATGGGGCACATGCCGTCCGCCGGAGCGGGCGAGCTCCGCTGCCCGTGCGGACGAGTGGGGCATCTGGAGGCGGTGGCGTGCGGCCCGGCTATCGCCGAGCAGTTTCGGTTCCAGGATCCGGGCCGGCCCGCGGGGACCCCTGAGGTGCTCCGGTTGGCCGATGCCGGGAACGAGAACGCTGTTGCGGTGGTTCGCCGCGCGGGCACCGCGCTCGGGCAGGCGATCGCTGGGGTGGTCACCGTGGTCGACCCGCACGTGGTGGTGCTCGGCGGGGGTGTGGCGGGGGCTTCGGCGGTGTGGTGGGACGCCGTCTGCGAGACTCTGCGCACGGAGCTGGTTGCTCCCCTGCGGGACATCCCGGTACGGCTGTCCACGTTAGGTGGCAACGCTCCGTTGATCGGCGCCGCCCGCTCGGCATGGCGCGTCGTTGCGGGGGCCGACGACCTCCCGAACCGTGGCAGCAGGGAGGATCAGTGA
- a CDS encoding GntR family transcriptional regulator, which translates to MKKYDAIARDLSTMIDAKQAGDRIPSEQELAASYGVSAMTVRRALQILTEGGRIEGIPGRGTFVREPTMRKALTSTSFSETMRAAGRVPSSRLLEASITAATDAERRELDLGTQDSVLHIRRVRYGDDVPLCVEHTRLAADRFPGFLGHDLEASLYALLRTKYRTQIRRARFEVAATLVDATSAEHLSIGQDVPCLLTTTVGHDQHGDHVEYTTSLYRGDVYRLTLEAGERDA; encoded by the coding sequence GTGAAGAAGTACGACGCGATCGCGCGTGATCTGTCCACGATGATCGATGCCAAGCAGGCGGGCGACCGGATCCCGAGTGAGCAGGAACTCGCGGCCAGCTACGGGGTCTCGGCGATGACCGTGCGCCGCGCTCTGCAGATTCTCACCGAGGGCGGACGCATCGAGGGAATCCCGGGCCGGGGCACCTTCGTCCGTGAGCCGACCATGCGCAAGGCACTGACCTCTACCTCCTTCAGTGAGACGATGCGAGCGGCCGGTCGAGTCCCCTCGAGCCGGCTCCTCGAAGCATCGATCACCGCCGCGACCGACGCCGAGCGACGGGAACTGGACCTGGGTACCCAGGACTCGGTGCTGCACATCCGCCGGGTCCGGTACGGGGACGACGTGCCGCTGTGCGTGGAGCACACCCGACTGGCCGCCGATCGCTTTCCCGGGTTCCTCGGCCATGACCTCGAGGCATCGTTGTATGCCCTGCTGCGCACGAAGTACCGCACACAGATCCGGCGGGCACGGTTCGAGGTGGCCGCTACTCTGGTCGATGCCACCAGCGCCGAGCACCTCTCGATCGGCCAGGACGTGCCGTGCCTACTCACCACGACGGTGGGGCACGATCAGCACGGCGACCATGTGGAGTACACCACCTCGCTCTATCGCGGGGATGTGTATCGCCTCACCCTGGAAGCAGGCGAGCGCGACGCCTGA
- a CDS encoding pyruvate dehydrogenase, whose amino-acid sequence MNVAEQLVSQLQAAGVRRIYGIVGDSLNPVVDAVRRTGGSAEGGIDWIHVRHEESAAFAAAADAQLTGELAVCAGSCGPGNLHLINGLYDANRTGAPVLAIASHIPSAQIGQGYFQETHPDRLFTECSVYSELVSTTDQAPRVVHAAISHALAKRGVAVVTLPGDVADEEATAQAPTYTPVRHGILTPDAASLQALAEAIDDAKNVALFVGYGAKGAHELVVDLAEKVKAPVGHSLRGKDLIQYDNPYDVGMTGLLGYGAAAAGLADADLIVLLGTDFPYDQFLPDVRTAQVDRDAAVIGRRTEVQIPVHGDVTATLEALLPKIATKKSRRFLDKMLDKHDRLMNKSVGAYTKDVEHLRPIHPEYAASILDQVAAEDAIITADTGMGNVWTARYINPNGRRDLIGSFKHGSMANAMPQALGAQLAFPERQVIAVAGDGGLSMLLGDLLTAVMYELPITVVVFNNSTLGMVKLEMLVDKLPDHGVDVPEVDYAAIGAAMGLQTQRVDDPAELRSAFETALTHRGPSLVDVVTDPNALSIPPKITKDQVFGFATALSKIVLNGGAGEAVSMARSNLRNIPRG is encoded by the coding sequence ATGAACGTCGCCGAACAGCTCGTCAGTCAGCTCCAGGCCGCAGGAGTGCGCCGCATCTACGGCATCGTCGGAGACAGCTTGAATCCGGTGGTCGATGCGGTGCGCCGCACCGGCGGTTCCGCCGAGGGTGGGATCGACTGGATCCACGTCCGGCACGAAGAGAGCGCCGCGTTCGCCGCCGCGGCCGATGCCCAGCTCACCGGAGAGCTCGCCGTGTGCGCCGGCTCGTGCGGGCCGGGAAACTTGCACCTGATCAACGGCCTCTATGACGCGAACCGCACTGGCGCGCCTGTGCTCGCGATCGCCAGTCACATCCCGTCCGCGCAGATCGGGCAGGGTTACTTCCAGGAGACCCACCCGGACCGGCTGTTCACCGAGTGTTCGGTCTACTCCGAACTCGTCAGCACCACCGACCAGGCGCCCCGGGTGGTGCACGCAGCCATCTCGCACGCCCTGGCCAAGCGAGGGGTCGCCGTCGTGACCCTGCCAGGTGACGTGGCCGACGAAGAGGCCACAGCTCAGGCCCCGACCTATACGCCGGTGCGGCACGGCATCCTGACGCCGGATGCCGCCTCCCTGCAGGCCCTCGCCGAGGCGATCGATGACGCGAAGAACGTGGCACTGTTCGTCGGCTACGGCGCGAAGGGCGCGCACGAATTGGTGGTGGACCTCGCCGAGAAGGTCAAGGCCCCCGTCGGGCACTCGCTGCGCGGGAAGGATCTGATCCAGTACGACAATCCCTACGACGTCGGGATGACGGGCCTGCTCGGGTACGGTGCCGCAGCCGCCGGGTTGGCGGACGCCGATCTGATCGTGCTGCTCGGTACCGATTTCCCCTATGACCAGTTCCTCCCGGATGTGCGCACCGCGCAGGTGGATCGCGACGCGGCCGTGATCGGACGTCGCACCGAGGTCCAGATCCCGGTGCACGGGGACGTGACCGCCACACTTGAGGCGCTGCTACCCAAGATCGCGACCAAGAAGAGCCGCCGCTTCCTGGACAAGATGCTCGACAAGCACGACCGGCTGATGAACAAGTCCGTGGGTGCGTACACCAAGGACGTCGAGCACCTGCGGCCGATTCATCCCGAGTACGCCGCCTCCATCCTGGATCAGGTGGCCGCCGAGGACGCGATCATCACCGCGGATACCGGGATGGGGAACGTGTGGACGGCGCGGTACATCAACCCGAACGGGCGCCGTGACCTGATCGGCTCGTTCAAGCACGGGTCAATGGCGAACGCGATGCCCCAGGCGCTCGGCGCCCAGCTCGCCTTCCCGGAACGCCAGGTGATCGCCGTGGCCGGCGACGGTGGCCTGTCGATGCTGCTCGGTGATCTGCTCACCGCGGTGATGTATGAGCTGCCGATCACGGTGGTGGTGTTCAACAACTCCACGCTGGGGATGGTCAAACTGGAGATGCTCGTGGACAAGCTGCCCGACCACGGCGTCGACGTGCCCGAGGTGGACTACGCCGCGATCGGTGCGGCGATGGGGCTGCAGACGCAGCGGGTGGACGACCCGGCCGAGTTGCGCAGTGCCTTCGAGACGGCGCTGACCCACCGCGGCCCCTCGCTGGTGGACGTGGTGACCGACCCGAACGCCCTGTCGATCCCGCCCAAGATCACGAAGGATCAGGTGTTCGGGTTCGCGACGGCGCTCAGCAAGATCGTGCTGAACGGCGGAGCCGGAGAGGCGGTGTCGATGGCACGGTCGAACTTGCGGAATATCCCGCGCGGGTAG
- a CDS encoding Ig-like domain repeat protein, translated as MSVSTAPARAGASFTRIISSAVVAFLVLVGVVAIAAPAQAATPVAYGDTYGSPISTPINVPAPGVMSNDVAAAGYEVMVVEEELWPDSVLTVNADGSFTLDPRPGSAGEQYFSYCLAAGGTCVSNTERAYLYVGQPYLYSQSYQTLEGQALSVPASEGLLLDSGNITDEPLAVFATTGGSLNWSADGSFTFTPDAEFTGRATFVYCVLTGQGGCKSAPVTGSVAVYPALSDQSFSVEQDASYDGTLYPAASGGISYVGLVTASPANGSLDITNSGAFTYTPDSGYAGPDSFSYCLSIDGAACISGTSPVTATVTVTPAEISTTIALTGPASTRYGSPVVLEATVSPAPGSGTVTFREGGQTVSGCGAVHVTGGTAICTPSTPLPGEHTYVADYNGAGLYQASTSSPHTVDVVRALSTTTLTVDDDTPVWGESVMFTATVPDGATGTVAFATDEGALPGCGSVVLSDGTANCSAAFDVGEHDVTATYSGDATFDSSSDTIAIEALRRTTTLEFTGPQSGTVGEPLAVSALLTSDADPLEGIEVSFTLAGSSAADCTALTGDDGLATCELTVPSAGAVSVEISHEGTGYYLPNSVTEELQVGTASTTTTLTGTEEIVVGGMASLTATVSPTDGEGTVTFTAGADAIEGCEEIALADVEGAWTAECTTATLPVGENEIVATYSGTSNYLTSSDTATVEVLRAPATLTYTGDVTGVVGEPLVASADFDAAFGGLAPALEGFEVTFTFDGETCTGTTISPGSAECTFTPTAAQTSPVSVSFAGTTDITPAQTSEPVTIAAAPTTTEVTGPDAGEFTEPLTFTAQVAPTVGAGTVTFTAGEEVIDGCEEIALADVEGTWAAECTTATLPVGESMVTASYSGTADYEPSEGSTQVTVAPAPTALALEAPETVTVGEQVTLTGTLINAVDGAVLAGAALTFTWSGEECLATTDADGVATCAFDAVAVAQSGDVQVAYAGTDDFESSSASAGVEVLPAATATTLTASPAGAFPAPVTLSATVSPTDGAGTVTFTAGGEPIAECAEVALTETDEGWTATCEVTPLTAGEQEYGAEFSGTDDYLPSSAATTADVDKTATTLAALGPDEATEGEPVTVSVLLTAPTGEGAPTGDRARFGVPTEIIGGGDAADVDLSGQEVAFTLGDQTCTGVTDADGRAECEITPFEVGTVDLVATFAGTDDLAASSSAVSLVVSEAPTNPAGPPAHSDGDDLPATGIAPAAAALAIGVLLLLGTVLTVRARQV; from the coding sequence ATGTCTGTCAGCACCGCGCCTGCGCGCGCCGGCGCGTCGTTCACGCGCATCATCTCCAGCGCCGTCGTCGCGTTCCTCGTCCTGGTGGGGGTGGTCGCGATTGCGGCTCCCGCGCAGGCGGCTACTCCGGTGGCGTACGGCGACACGTATGGCTCCCCGATCAGCACGCCGATCAACGTCCCGGCGCCGGGAGTGATGAGCAACGACGTCGCCGCGGCCGGCTACGAGGTGATGGTGGTCGAGGAAGAACTCTGGCCCGACTCGGTCCTCACCGTCAACGCGGACGGTTCGTTCACCCTCGACCCACGCCCGGGTTCGGCGGGTGAGCAGTACTTCTCGTACTGTCTCGCTGCCGGTGGCACGTGCGTGTCGAACACGGAGCGGGCCTACCTCTACGTCGGCCAGCCGTACCTGTACTCGCAGTCCTACCAGACGCTCGAAGGTCAGGCGCTGAGCGTGCCGGCCTCCGAGGGCCTCCTCCTGGACTCCGGCAACATCACGGATGAACCCCTGGCGGTCTTCGCCACCACGGGCGGCTCCCTGAACTGGTCAGCGGACGGTTCGTTCACCTTCACGCCCGACGCAGAATTCACTGGCCGGGCAACGTTCGTCTACTGCGTGCTGACCGGGCAGGGCGGGTGCAAGAGCGCACCCGTCACCGGCTCAGTCGCCGTCTACCCGGCGCTGAGCGACCAGTCCTTCTCCGTCGAGCAGGACGCCTCCTATGACGGCACGCTCTATCCGGCCGCGTCCGGCGGGATCAGTTATGTCGGTCTGGTGACGGCTTCGCCCGCAAACGGCAGCCTGGACATCACCAACAGCGGTGCCTTCACCTACACCCCTGACTCCGGCTACGCCGGCCCGGACTCCTTCTCCTACTGCCTGAGCATCGACGGGGCCGCGTGCATCAGCGGCACCTCCCCGGTCACCGCCACGGTCACCGTGACACCGGCAGAGATCAGCACCACCATCGCACTCACTGGCCCGGCCTCAACCCGCTATGGCAGCCCGGTGGTGCTGGAGGCCACGGTGTCGCCAGCGCCCGGCAGCGGCACCGTCACCTTCCGCGAGGGCGGGCAGACCGTGAGCGGCTGCGGCGCCGTCCACGTGACTGGCGGCACGGCCATCTGCACCCCCTCGACGCCACTGCCCGGAGAGCACACCTACGTCGCCGACTACAACGGCGCCGGCCTCTACCAGGCATCGACCAGCTCACCGCACACTGTCGACGTGGTTCGGGCGCTCAGCACCACCACGCTCACCGTCGACGACGACACCCCCGTCTGGGGCGAGTCGGTCATGTTCACCGCCACGGTGCCTGACGGCGCCACCGGCACCGTGGCGTTCGCCACGGACGAGGGTGCCCTCCCCGGCTGCGGGTCGGTGGTCCTCAGCGATGGCACAGCCAACTGCTCTGCCGCCTTCGACGTCGGCGAGCACGACGTCACTGCCACCTACTCCGGTGACGCCACCTTCGACAGTTCCTCGGACACGATCGCGATCGAGGCCCTGCGCCGCACCACCACCCTCGAATTCACCGGTCCGCAGAGCGGCACCGTCGGTGAACCCCTGGCGGTCAGCGCACTACTCACCAGCGACGCCGATCCCCTCGAGGGGATCGAGGTCTCCTTCACCCTCGCAGGCAGTTCCGCTGCGGACTGCACCGCCCTCACCGGCGACGACGGCCTCGCCACGTGCGAACTGACGGTGCCGTCCGCCGGCGCGGTATCGGTCGAGATCTCCCACGAAGGCACCGGTTACTACCTGCCGAACTCGGTCACCGAGGAGTTGCAGGTCGGCACCGCCTCGACGACCACCACCCTCACCGGTACCGAGGAGATCGTCGTCGGAGGCATGGCGAGCCTCACCGCGACCGTGAGCCCGACCGACGGCGAGGGCACCGTGACCTTCACCGCGGGTGCGGACGCCATCGAGGGCTGCGAGGAGATCGCGCTGGCCGACGTCGAGGGTGCCTGGACGGCCGAGTGCACCACGGCCACCCTGCCGGTCGGCGAGAACGAGATCGTCGCCACCTACAGCGGCACCTCGAATTACCTCACCTCCTCCGACACCGCGACGGTTGAGGTGCTCCGCGCCCCCGCCACCCTCACCTACACCGGCGATGTCACCGGCGTGGTCGGCGAGCCGCTTGTCGCTTCCGCGGACTTCGACGCTGCATTCGGTGGTCTCGCACCCGCCCTGGAGGGCTTTGAGGTCACGTTCACCTTCGACGGGGAGACGTGCACGGGTACGACGATCTCCCCCGGCAGCGCCGAGTGCACGTTCACCCCGACGGCGGCCCAGACCTCTCCCGTCTCCGTCTCCTTCGCGGGAACGACCGACATCACCCCGGCGCAGACCTCCGAGCCGGTGACCATCGCGGCCGCCCCCACCACGACCGAGGTCACCGGCCCGGACGCCGGCGAGTTCACCGAACCGCTGACCTTCACCGCCCAGGTCGCGCCGACCGTCGGCGCCGGCACCGTCACCTTCACCGCCGGTGAGGAGGTGATCGATGGCTGCGAGGAGATCGCGCTGGCCGACGTCGAGGGCACGTGGGCGGCCGAGTGCACGACAGCGACACTGCCTGTCGGCGAGAGCATGGTGACCGCGTCCTACTCCGGGACTGCCGACTACGAGCCCTCCGAAGGCTCGACGCAGGTCACGGTGGCGCCCGCACCGACCGCCCTGGCGCTCGAGGCGCCCGAGACGGTCACCGTGGGTGAGCAGGTGACCCTCACGGGCACCCTCATCAACGCGGTCGACGGAGCCGTGCTAGCAGGCGCTGCGCTCACCTTCACCTGGTCCGGTGAGGAGTGCCTCGCCACCACCGACGCCGATGGCGTGGCCACGTGCGCGTTCGACGCCGTCGCCGTCGCCCAGTCCGGTGACGTCCAGGTCGCCTACGCCGGGACGGATGACTTCGAGTCCTCCTCCGCCTCCGCCGGTGTCGAGGTGCTGCCCGCAGCGACCGCGACGACTCTCACCGCGAGCCCAGCGGGCGCCTTCCCGGCACCGGTGACGCTTTCCGCCACGGTCAGCCCGACCGACGGCGCGGGTACGGTCACCTTCACCGCCGGTGGTGAGCCAATCGCGGAGTGTGCCGAGGTCGCGCTCACCGAGACCGACGAAGGCTGGACGGCGACCTGTGAGGTCACACCCCTGACCGCAGGTGAGCAGGAGTACGGCGCCGAGTTCTCCGGCACCGATGACTACCTGCCGTCCTCGGCCGCCACGACTGCCGACGTGGACAAGACCGCCACGACGCTCGCGGCCCTGGGTCCGGATGAGGCCACCGAGGGCGAGCCGGTCACGGTCAGCGTGCTGCTCACCGCTCCGACCGGGGAGGGCGCACCCACCGGTGACCGGGCCCGGTTCGGGGTGCCCACGGAGATCATCGGTGGTGGCGACGCCGCGGATGTCGACTTGTCCGGGCAGGAGGTCGCTTTCACCCTCGGCGACCAGACCTGCACCGGCGTCACTGATGCCGACGGGCGCGCGGAGTGCGAGATCACGCCGTTCGAGGTGGGCACCGTGGACCTGGTGGCCACCTTCGCAGGGACCGACGATCTGGCCGCCTCGAGCAGCGCGGTGAGCCTCGTGGTCTCCGAAGCACCCACCAACCCGGCCGGCCCGCCGGCACATTCCGACGGTGACGACCTCCCCGCCACCGGCATCGCGCCAGCCGCTGCCGCCCTGGCCATCGGCGTCCTGCTGCTACTCGGAACCGTGCTGACGGTCCGCGCCCGGCAGGTGTGA
- a CDS encoding NAD-dependent epimerase/dehydratase family protein produces MRTVILGGTGAFASRVTQACLERGDEVMVLTRGQRQLAERAADADRLTFLRADRQNLQAYEGELKAFAPEAVMDAICFTPAHARQLVDLFGAARRVVMISSVDVYGADIGAAPVSETRPPAPASDYAAGKAEAERTVLDGLGPRATVIRPSHMLGRGYGTAGLWGRTEHVVARLRAGLPIALIDGGRGVTTPVHAVDVAAWVLATMDNPAADGEVFNAVGAQITTQWHYFATIADLLGVPLRTVSVPGAVIAQAGIANPFRFHRPYSCAKAVRVLGHEPSATLASMLAETIQAMPHVLGAPQTPPELTAASLAEDRIVEMADRHTEDLLSALTRLR; encoded by the coding sequence ATGCGAACGGTGATTCTCGGCGGCACGGGCGCGTTCGCCTCCCGTGTAACACAAGCCTGCCTCGAACGCGGCGATGAGGTCATGGTTCTCACGCGCGGCCAGCGACAGCTCGCGGAACGGGCGGCGGATGCCGATCGACTGACCTTCCTGCGCGCCGACCGCCAGAATCTGCAGGCCTACGAGGGCGAATTGAAGGCGTTCGCTCCAGAGGCCGTCATGGACGCCATCTGCTTCACGCCCGCCCATGCCCGCCAGTTGGTCGACCTGTTCGGAGCCGCACGGCGTGTGGTCATGATCAGCTCGGTCGATGTCTACGGCGCTGACATCGGCGCGGCCCCGGTCTCCGAGACCCGCCCGCCCGCACCCGCCTCTGACTACGCCGCGGGCAAAGCCGAGGCCGAACGGACCGTCCTGGATGGTCTCGGGCCCCGGGCAACGGTGATCCGGCCGAGTCACATGCTCGGCCGCGGTTACGGCACCGCGGGTTTGTGGGGTCGCACGGAACACGTCGTCGCCCGGCTGCGCGCCGGGCTGCCGATCGCCCTGATCGACGGCGGCCGTGGGGTGACCACACCGGTACACGCCGTCGATGTGGCCGCCTGGGTCCTGGCCACGATGGACAACCCGGCGGCCGACGGCGAGGTGTTCAACGCCGTCGGAGCGCAGATCACCACGCAATGGCACTACTTCGCGACGATCGCCGACCTGCTCGGCGTTCCCCTGCGCACAGTCTCCGTTCCCGGCGCGGTGATCGCGCAGGCGGGGATCGCGAACCCGTTCCGGTTTCACCGGCCCTACAGCTGCGCGAAGGCTGTGCGGGTTCTCGGTCACGAACCGTCGGCCACGCTGGCGTCGATGCTCGCCGAGACGATCCAGGCGATGCCGCACGTCCTGGGCGCGCCGCAGACGCCGCCGGAGCTGACGGCGGCGAGCCTCGCTGAGGATCGGATCGTCGAAATGGCCGACCGGCACACCGAGGACCTCCTCAGTGCACTCACCCGCCTGCGCTGA